One window from the genome of Grus americana isolate bGruAme1 chromosome 14, bGruAme1.mat, whole genome shotgun sequence encodes:
- the CDX1 gene encoding homeobox protein CDX-1 yields the protein MYVGYLLDKDTNMYPSPVRHPSLNLNPQNYVPGPPQYSDFAGYHHVPGISNDPHHGQPAAAWGSPYTPAKEDWHSYGTTAAPSTASPGQFGFSPPDFNPIQPPGSGLLPPPISSSVPQLSPNAQRRTPYEWMRRSIPSTSSSGKTRTKDKYRVVYTDHQRLELEKEFHYSRYITIRRKAELATALGLTERQVKIWFQNRRAKERKVNKKKMQQQSQPTSTTTPTPPAVGTPGPIGGLCSSSAPNLVSSSPLTIKEEFMP from the exons ATGTATGTAGGTTATCTTTTGGATAAGGACACCAACATGTATCCCAGCCCCGTCCGGCATCCCAGCCTCAACCTCAACCCCCAGAATTACGTGCCGGGGCCGCCCCAGTACTCGGACTTCGCCGGTTACCACCATGTGCCTGGGATTAGCAACGACCCGCACCACGGGCAGCCAGCGGCCGCCTGGGGCTCTCCCTACACCCCTGCCAAGGAGGACTGGCATTCCTATGGGACCACCGCTGCACCTTCCACCGCCAGCCCGGGGCAGTTTGGATTCAGCCCCCCAGATTTTAACCCCATCCAACCCCCGGGCTCTGGACTCCTGCCTCCGCCCATCAGCAGCTCTgtcccccagctctcccctAATGCCCAGAGACGCACACCGTACGAGTGGATGAGGCGCAGCAttcccagcaccagcagcagtg GCAAGACCAGGACGAAAGACAAGTACCGGGTGGTGTACACAGACCACCAGCGcctggagctggagaaggagttTCACTACAGCCGCTACATCACCATCCGTCGCAAGGCTGAGCTGGCCACTGCCCTTGGGCTCACCGAACGGCAG GTGAAAATCTGGTTTCAAAATCGGAGGGCGAAGGAGAGGAAGGTGAACAAAAAGAAgatgcagcagcaaagccagcccaccagcaccaccacacCGACCCCACCAGCTGTTGGCACGCCGGGACCCATCGGaggcctctgcagcagcagcgcccCAAACCTCGTCTCCTCGTCTCCACTCACGATCAAGGAGGAATTCATGCCTTAG